A region of the Cloacibacillus sp. genome:
ACAACAGCCTCAACAAAAAAAACGAAGAACTCTGCGGCGACCGCGTTCAGGTAATAAACTCGCCTGACGGAGTGCTCCTTGTGCTTTCGGACGGGCTGGGAAGCGGCGTCAAGGCAAACATCCTTTCGACGCTCACCTCAAAGATAATCTCCACGATGATAAGCCGCGGCGCGACGATAGAAGACACGGTGGACACCATCGCGCATACGCTGCCGGTCTGCAAATACAGAGGCATCGCCTACTCCACCTTCATGATACTGCACATAGCGAAGAACGGAGACGGATACCTGACGGAGTACGACAACCCGCCCTGCATGATGATACGCGACGGACGGCATCTCCCGTTTGAATACGAGGAAAAGACGATAGAGGGCAAGCTCATCCGCGAGGCGCGTTTCAAAGCGGAGCCGGGCGACTATTTCGTCATTGTAAGCGACGGTGTGACCCAGGCTGGCATGGGAGAGACGCTCTCCTTCGGCTGGGGCTGCGACGAGGTCGCCGCCTACCTCTGCGAACCGTGCGGCAAAAAACTTTCCGCGCCGCGCGTCATAGAAAGCGTGCTTACTGTGGCGAAGGATCTTTACCTCGGCAAGCCCGGCGACGACACCACGGTATCCGTGGCGCACATACTGCGGCCTAAGACGGTCAATCTCTTTTCCGGCCCGCCGAAAAATCCGGAGGATGACAAGCGGCTAGTAGAGGACTATATGAACTCAAACGGCATGCACGTCGTAAGCGGCGGCACCAGCTCCGAGATACTTTCGCGCGAGTTAAAGCGCCCGCTCCACGTCAACATCGACTACACCGACAGCGACCTGCCGCCCACCGCAAGCATCGAGGGCATAGATATGGTGACGGAGGGCGTGCTGACGCTGAAAAGGACGATAGAGCTGCTTGAAGCCTGCGCCGATACGCGGGCGCTGCCAGCGCGCACGAAACAGCTCGACGCGCAGGACGGAGCGGCGAAGCTGGCGCGCGTGCTGGTTGAGGAATGCACGGA
Encoded here:
- a CDS encoding SpoIIE family protein phosphatase; amino-acid sequence: MDSLCIDTCYNSLNKKNEELCGDRVQVINSPDGVLLVLSDGLGSGVKANILSTLTSKIISTMISRGATIEDTVDTIAHTLPVCKYRGIAYSTFMILHIAKNGDGYLTEYDNPPCMMIRDGRHLPFEYEEKTIEGKLIREARFKAEPGDYFVIVSDGVTQAGMGETLSFGWGCDEVAAYLCEPCGKKLSAPRVIESVLTVAKDLYLGKPGDDTTVSVAHILRPKTVNLFSGPPKNPEDDKRLVEDYMNSNGMHVVSGGTSSEILSRELKRPLHVNIDYTDSDLPPTASIEGIDMVTEGVLTLKRTIELLEACADTRALPARTKQLDAQDGAAKLARVLVEECTDLRLFIGKAVNPAHQNPDFPTELRVKSRLLDDLGAAMERIGRRVEKKYY